DNA sequence from the Deinococcus humi genome:
GGCACTCCCTGCCGGGCGCCACCGTGGACAATGCCGGCAGCGTACAGTTTGAGGAATTGCCCAACGGCGGAACTCGCGTGCACGTGGCCCTCAGCTACCGGCCCCCGGCTGGCCCGCTGGGCGCCGCCGTCGCCAAGCTGTTTGGCGAGGAGCCCAGCCAGCAGATCGCCGAGGATCTGCAAAAGTTCAAGGCCACCTTTGAGGGCAGCGACAAGAACTGAGCGGCATCTGAACTGAAAGAGGCTGGAGCAATTACGCTCCAGCCTCTTTGCCGTTGATCAGGTTCAGAATTTTGAAGCCACCCAGACCATGCCACAATGCCCGGATGACCGCACCAACACCCCCAGCAGCCGACACGCGGCAGGTGGCCCTGATTGCACATGACAAGAAGAAGCTGGAACTCGCGATGTTCGCACTGGCCCACCGTGAGACCCTGGCCCGCTTTCATCTGGTGGCGACGGGCACCACTGGGGGCATCCTGCACAAACAGACCGGATTGCAGGTCGAGCGTGTGCTCTCTGGCCCACTGGGTGGGGACCAGCAGATTGGCGCGCGACTGGCCGAGGAACGTGTTCTGGCTGTGTTCTTCTTCCGTGATCCTCTGACCGCACAGCCCCATGAGCCGGACGTCAGTGCCCTAGTGCGCCTGTG
Encoded proteins:
- a CDS encoding methylglyoxal synthase; protein product: MTAPTPPAADTRQVALIAHDKKKLELAMFALAHRETLARFHLVATGTTGGILHKQTGLQVERVLSGPLGGDQQIGARLAEERVLAVFFFRDPLTAQPHEPDVSALVRLCDVHDIPLATNPASAQALMLWLREQIGSSA